One genomic segment of Pseudomonas sp. p1(2021b) includes these proteins:
- a CDS encoding mechanosensitive ion channel family protein, with protein sequence MELDLWTQSLVTAMTALWTKVANFIPNLFGALVVVLLGFVVAKLLDTLLSKLLAKFGLDRLMSGTGLTKMLSRVGIQVPISTLIGKIVYWFVLLIFLVSAAESLGLERVSATLDMLALYLPKVFGAALVLLAGVLLAQLVNGLVRGAAEGVGLEYAAGVGRIAQGLVIIISISVAISQLEVKTDLLNHVIVIGLITVGLAVALAMGLGSREIAGQILAGIYVRELYQVGQQVRIGEVEGQIEEIGTVKTTLLTDDGELVSLSNRELLEQRVNSR encoded by the coding sequence ATGGAACTCGATCTCTGGACCCAGAGCCTGGTCACCGCGATGACCGCCCTTTGGACCAAGGTGGCGAACTTCATCCCCAACCTGTTCGGCGCCCTGGTCGTGGTGCTGCTCGGTTTCGTGGTGGCCAAGCTGCTCGACACCCTGTTGTCCAAGCTGCTGGCCAAGTTCGGCCTGGACCGCCTGATGAGCGGCACCGGCCTGACCAAGATGCTCAGCCGCGTCGGCATCCAGGTGCCCATCTCCACCCTGATCGGCAAGATCGTCTACTGGTTCGTGCTGTTGATCTTCCTGGTCTCGGCTGCGGAATCCCTGGGCCTGGAGCGGGTTTCGGCAACGCTCGACATGCTCGCCCTGTACTTGCCCAAGGTATTCGGGGCGGCGCTGGTACTGCTGGCCGGCGTACTTCTGGCGCAGTTGGTCAACGGCCTGGTGCGCGGCGCCGCCGAAGGGGTGGGCCTGGAATATGCTGCCGGTGTCGGGCGTATCGCCCAGGGCCTGGTCATCATCATCAGCATCTCGGTGGCGATCAGCCAGTTGGAGGTCAAGACTGACCTGCTCAACCATGTGATCGTCATCGGTTTGATTACCGTTGGTCTGGCCGTTGCGCTGGCAATGGGCCTGGGCAGCCGGGAAATCGCCGGGCAGATCCTGGCTGGAATCTACGTGCGTGAACTCTACCAGGTCGGCCAGCAGGTGCGGATTGGAGAGGTCGAAGGGCAGATCGAGGAGATCGGTACGGTCAAGACGACCCTGCTGACCGATGATGGCGAATTGGTGTCGTTGTCCAATCGGGAATTGCTCGAGCAGCGAGTCAATAGCCGCTAA
- the sigX gene encoding RNA polymerase sigma factor SigX produces MRYDPRALTDEELVARSHEELFHVTRAYEELMRRYQRTLFNVCARYLGNDRDADDVCQEVMLKVLYGLKSFEGKSKFKTWLYSITYNECITQYRKERRKRRLMDALSLDPMEEASEDKAPKPEEKGGLDKWLVHVNPIDREILVLRFVAELEFQEIADIMHMGLSATKMRYKRALDKLREKFAGLTET; encoded by the coding sequence ATGCGCTATGACCCCCGAGCACTCACTGACGAGGAGTTGGTGGCGCGTTCGCATGAGGAGCTGTTTCACGTAACCCGCGCCTATGAAGAGCTCATGCGGCGCTACCAACGGACCCTGTTCAACGTCTGTGCGCGTTACCTGGGGAACGACCGGGATGCCGACGATGTCTGTCAGGAAGTGATGCTCAAAGTGCTGTACGGGCTGAAGAGCTTCGAGGGGAAGTCCAAGTTCAAGACCTGGCTCTACAGCATCACCTACAACGAATGCATTACCCAGTACCGCAAGGAACGACGCAAGCGAAGGCTGATGGATGCCTTGAGCCTGGACCCTATGGAAGAGGCGTCCGAGGACAAGGCGCCGAAACCTGAAGAAAAAGGCGGGCTGGATAAATGGCTGGTGCATGTGAACCCGATCGACCGAGAAATCCTGGTGCTTCGATTTGTCGCAGAGCTGGAATTCCAGGAGATCGCAGACATCATGCACATGGGCCTGAGCGCCACGAAAATGCGCTACAAGCGTGCGCTCGACAAGCTTAGAGAGAAATTTGCGGGGCTCACTGAAACTTAG
- a CDS encoding OmpA family protein: MKLKNTLGLAIGSLVAATSFGALAQGQGAVETELFYKKEFFDSQRDFKNDGNLFGGSIGYFLTDDVELRLGYDEVHNARGEDGKNIKGSNTALDAVYHFNNPYDAIRPYVSAGFSHQSLGQTGRGGRDHSTFANVGAGAKWYITDMFYARAGVEAQYNIDQGDTEWAPSVGIGMNFGGSPKQAEAAPAPVAEVCSDSDNDGVCDNVDKCPDTPANVTVDADGCPAVAEVVRVELDVKFDFDKSVVKPNSYGDIKNLADFMKQYPQTTTTVEGHTDSVGPDAYNQKLSERRANAVKEVLTQQYGVESSRIDSVGYGETRPVADNATEEGRAINRRVEAQVEAQAK, translated from the coding sequence ATGAAATTGAAAAACACCTTGGGCTTGGCCATTGGTTCGCTTGTAGCCGCCACTTCGTTTGGCGCTCTGGCACAAGGTCAAGGCGCCGTCGAGACCGAGCTCTTCTACAAGAAAGAGTTCTTCGACAGCCAGCGCGACTTCAAGAACGACGGCAACCTGTTCGGTGGCTCGATCGGTTACTTCCTGACCGACGACGTCGAACTGCGTCTGGGCTACGACGAAGTTCACAACGCTCGTGGCGAAGACGGCAAGAACATCAAGGGCTCCAACACCGCCCTGGACGCCGTTTACCACTTCAACAACCCGTACGACGCCATCCGTCCGTACGTTTCGGCTGGTTTCTCGCACCAGAGCCTGGGCCAGACCGGCCGTGGCGGTCGTGACCACTCCACCTTCGCCAACGTTGGCGCTGGCGCCAAGTGGTACATCACCGACATGTTCTACGCCCGTGCTGGCGTCGAAGCTCAGTACAACATCGACCAGGGCGACACCGAGTGGGCCCCGAGCGTTGGTATCGGCATGAACTTCGGCGGTAGCCCGAAGCAAGCTGAAGCTGCTCCGGCTCCTGTTGCCGAAGTCTGCTCCGACAGCGACAACGACGGCGTCTGCGACAACGTCGACAAGTGCCCTGACACCCCGGCCAACGTTACCGTTGACGCCGACGGCTGCCCGGCTGTTGCCGAAGTCGTACGTGTTGAGCTGGACGTCAAGTTCGACTTCGACAAGTCGGTCGTCAAGCCAAACAGCTACGGCGACATCAAGAACCTGGCTGACTTCATGAAGCAGTACCCACAGACCACCACCACCGTTGAAGGTCACACCGACTCCGTTGGTCCGGATGCTTACAACCAGAAGCTGTCCGAGCGTCGTGCCAATGCTGTCAAGGAAGTCCTGACCCAGCAGTACGGTGTTGAATCCAGCCGTATCGACTCGGTTGGCTACGGTGAGACCCGTCCGGTTGCTGACAACGCCACCGAAGAAGGCCGCGCTATCAACCGTCGCGTTGAAGCTCAGGTCGA